One window of Streptomyces sp. FIT100 genomic DNA carries:
- the mgrA gene encoding L-glyceraldehyde 3-phosphate reductase → MNDSLYYRAADSRYDSMEYRRTGRSGLRLPAISLGLWHNFGDDRALDSQRAILRRAFDLGVTHFDLANNYGPPPGSAEVNFGKIFAQDFTAYRDELIVSTKAGYLMHPGPYGEWGSRKYLTSSLDASLKRMGLDYVDIFYSHRFDPHTPLEETMGALASAVQQGKALYVGVSSYNAEQTAEAARLLKEMGVPALIHQPSYSMINRWTEEDALLDTLEAAGMGCISFAPLAQGLLTNKYLTGIPEGSRATQGKSLDPNLLSDDVLQRLNGLNGIAQRRGQSLAQLALNWVLRDERMTSALIGASSVRQLEENVAALSGAPLSEEDLKEIDTFAVDTAGTNIWAARG, encoded by the coding sequence GTGAACGATTCCCTGTACTACCGCGCCGCCGACAGCCGCTACGACTCCATGGAATACCGCCGCACCGGCCGCAGCGGGCTCAGGCTCCCCGCGATCTCCCTGGGCCTCTGGCACAACTTCGGCGACGACCGCGCCCTGGACTCGCAGCGCGCGATCCTGCGCCGCGCCTTCGACCTGGGCGTCACCCACTTCGACCTGGCGAACAACTACGGCCCGCCCCCCGGCTCGGCCGAGGTGAACTTCGGGAAGATCTTCGCCCAGGACTTCACGGCGTACCGGGACGAGCTGATCGTCTCCACCAAGGCGGGTTACCTGATGCACCCCGGCCCCTACGGCGAGTGGGGCTCGCGCAAGTACCTGACGTCCTCGCTCGACGCGTCCCTGAAGCGCATGGGCCTCGACTACGTCGACATCTTCTACTCGCACCGCTTCGACCCGCACACCCCGCTGGAGGAGACGATGGGCGCGCTCGCGTCCGCCGTCCAGCAGGGCAAGGCGCTCTACGTGGGCGTGTCCTCCTACAACGCGGAGCAGACCGCCGAGGCGGCCCGGCTGCTGAAGGAAATGGGCGTTCCGGCCCTCATCCACCAGCCGTCCTACTCGATGATCAACCGATGGACCGAGGAGGACGCGCTCCTCGACACCCTGGAGGCGGCCGGCATGGGCTGCATCTCCTTCGCGCCGCTCGCCCAGGGTCTGCTCACGAACAAGTACCTGACCGGCATCCCGGAGGGCTCACGGGCGACGCAGGGCAAGTCCCTCGACCCGAACCTGCTCTCCGACGACGTGCTCCAACGGCTGAACGGGCTGAACGGGATCGCGCAGCGCCGTGGCCAGTCGCTGGCCCAGCTCGCGCTGAACTGGGTGCTGCGCGACGAGCGGATGACCTCCGCGCTGATCGGCGCGAGCAGTGTGCGGCAGCTGGAGGAGAACGTCGCCGCGCTCTCCGGAGCGCCGCTCTCCGAGGAGGACCTGAAGGAGATCGACACCTTCGCGGTGGACACGGCGGGGACGAACATCTGGGCCGCCCGCGGCTGA
- a CDS encoding helix-turn-helix domain-containing protein: MAQGKTSYTCGLDAAVDVVGGKWKPMILWALHEGTHRFGELRRQVSGVSEKMLIQQLRELEADGIVHREVYREVPPRVEYSLTEPGRALNAALLPLGRWGDDYMDRILAHKARAACEPAGASTR; the protein is encoded by the coding sequence GCAGGGTAAGACCTCCTACACCTGCGGCCTCGACGCGGCGGTCGACGTCGTCGGCGGCAAGTGGAAGCCGATGATCCTCTGGGCGCTGCACGAGGGCACCCACCGCTTCGGCGAGCTGCGGCGGCAGGTGTCCGGAGTGAGCGAGAAGATGCTGATCCAGCAGCTCCGCGAGCTGGAGGCGGACGGGATCGTGCACCGCGAGGTGTACCGGGAGGTGCCGCCCCGGGTCGAGTACTCGCTGACCGAGCCGGGCCGCGCCCTGAACGCGGCGCTGCTGCCGCTGGGCCGGTGGGGCGACGACTACATGGACCGGATCCTGGCCCACAAGGCGCGGGCCGCCTGCGAGCCCGCCGGGGCGTCAACCCGATGA